From the Gammaproteobacteria bacterium genome, one window contains:
- a CDS encoding GNAT family N-acetyltransferase encodes MPSDQTLETQRLALRQFTREDFSVYARWMSDKQIMAYIGDGQIRSKEKAWNNFAWLLGHWQLRGYGLWAVELKESKELIGRIGLFNPAGWPGLEVGWLLDPAHWGHGYAEEGARASIAFAFNQLEEDSVISLIHPHNQRSIQLAQRLGMNEEKKILMSGNETLIFRLNRT; translated from the coding sequence ATGCCATCGGATCAAACACTGGAAACGCAGCGTCTGGCGCTACGTCAGTTTACCCGCGAAGACTTTTCTGTCTATGCGCGATGGATGTCTGATAAACAAATCATGGCATATATCGGCGACGGACAGATTCGGAGTAAGGAAAAGGCATGGAACAATTTCGCCTGGTTACTCGGCCATTGGCAACTTCGTGGATACGGCCTGTGGGCGGTCGAACTCAAAGAGTCGAAAGAATTGATCGGCCGCATCGGTTTATTCAATCCTGCGGGTTGGCCGGGACTGGAAGTCGGTTGGCTACTGGATCCAGCACACTGGGGGCATGGCTATGCAGAGGAAGGTGCACGCGCGAGCATTGCATTCGCTTTTAATCAGCTGGAAGAAGACTCGGTGATTAGCCTGATACATCCTCACAACCAGCGCTCAATACAACTCGCCCAACGCCTCGGTATGAATGAAGAGAAAAAAATCCTGATGTCAGGCAACGAGACACTAATCTTTCGTCTAAACAGAACGTAG
- a CDS encoding ABC transporter ATP-binding protein, which produces MQAYERLDLTVPQGQFCAIVGPSGCGKTTLLRTLAGLESVSEGTMAFQHGVNHRVDMVFQEPDLFPWMSLQRNIEFLLENNPRIPKTEVTARARLALQQVDLGEFCDYLPHQVSGGMKQRVSIARSFACEADLLLMDEPFVYLDYQSRLHLHQLLLDMWSEKQATIVFVTHDIEEAVFLADRVLVMSKRPGRIIRDTELPFSRPRQLSELRRNPEYIETVEELTQLILSS; this is translated from the coding sequence ATTCAGGCATACGAACGTCTCGATCTTACTGTGCCACAAGGTCAGTTTTGCGCCATCGTTGGTCCCAGCGGTTGTGGCAAGACGACCTTGTTGCGCACATTGGCGGGGCTGGAATCCGTTAGTGAGGGAACGATGGCATTCCAGCACGGCGTGAATCACCGCGTCGATATGGTGTTTCAGGAACCCGATCTTTTTCCGTGGATGAGTTTGCAGCGCAATATCGAATTTCTGCTAGAAAACAATCCGCGGATTCCCAAAACCGAAGTGACAGCGAGGGCGAGGTTGGCCCTGCAACAGGTCGATCTGGGTGAGTTCTGCGATTATCTGCCACACCAGGTATCGGGTGGGATGAAGCAGCGAGTGTCTATTGCGCGCAGTTTTGCCTGCGAGGCGGATCTATTGCTGATGGATGAGCCGTTTGTGTATCTGGATTATCAAAGTCGCCTGCACTTGCATCAGTTATTGCTGGATATGTGGAGTGAAAAACAGGCAACGATAGTCTTTGTCACCCATGACATCGAAGAGGCGGTTTTTCTGGCTGATCGTGTGCTGGTCATGAGCAAACGCCCGGGCAGAATTATTCGTGATACCGAACTTCCGTTTTCCCGTCCGCGTCAGTTGAGCGAGTTGCGTCGTAATCCTGAATATATCGAAACCGTGGAAGAGTTGACGCAATTAATTTTGTCATCCTAG